A single Vigna radiata var. radiata cultivar VC1973A chromosome 8, Vradiata_ver6, whole genome shotgun sequence DNA region contains:
- the LOC106770911 gene encoding zinc finger AN1 and C2H2 domain-containing stress-associated protein 16 — protein sequence MGTPEFPDLGKHCSVSDCKQIDFLPFTCDRCHQVYCLEHRGYIKHQCPKADKQDVTVVVCPLCAKGVRLVPDQDANITWENHVNTDCDPSNYEKVTKKKKCPVQGCREMLGFSNTIKCRDCMVDHCLKHRFGPDHKCPGPRKMETNFSFRNLLNVSKKQESKPQPSSSASSRWSTGFLNAVSNIRSSAEAGVSKLSEVNQGWWKASGGVGASQSSGQVEQCPQCGAKFSSVTALVDHVQKVHERSGNRSGPKVTIDACPKCSRGFQDPVALVEHVERDHGGNSRS from the exons ATGGGAACTCCCGAATTCCCAGATCTGGGAAAGCACTGTTCGGTCTCTGATTGCAAGCAGATCGATTTTTTGCCCTTTACCTGTGATCGCTGCCACCAG GTTTATTGTTTGGAGCACAGAGGTTATATTAAACATCAGTGTCCAAAAGCAGACAAGCAAGATGTTACTGTAGTTGTATGTCCACTTTGCGCTAAAGGAGTTCGTTTAGTTCCTGATCAAGATGCAAATATAACTTGGGAGAATCATGTCAACACTGACTGTGACCCATCGAACTATGAGAAAGTcacgaagaagaaaaaatgcCCTGTCCAAGGATGCAGAGAGATGTTAGGATTCTCAAACACAATTAAGTGCAGGGACTGCATGGTAGACCATTGTTTAAAGCATCGTTTTGGACCTGATCATAAATGTCCTGGTCCCAGaaaaatggaaacaaatttttcatttaggAATCTTTTGAATGTGAGTAAAAAACAGGAGTCCAAACCCCAGCCAAGTTCATCTGCTTCATCTAGATGGTCTACAGGCTTTCTTAATGCAGTTTCTAACATTCGGTCATCAGCAGAGGCTGGTGTGTCGAAGTTGAGTGAAGTTAACCAAGGCTGGTGGAAAGCATCAGGTGGGGTGGGAGCTAGCCAGAGTAGTGGTCAAGTGGAGCAATGCCCTCAGTGTGGTGCTAAGTTTTCCTCTGTTACTGCTTTGGTGGACCATGTGCAAAAGGTTCATGAAAGGAGTGGCAACCGATCTGGACCAAAGGTTACAATTGATGCTTGCCCTAAGTGTAGCAGAGGATTTCAGGATCCTGTTGCCCTTGTGGAACATGTTGAGAGGGATCATGGTGGCAATTCTAGATCATAA
- the LOC106770086 gene encoding leucine-rich repeat receptor-like tyrosine-protein kinase PXC3 produces MLFSVMRILCLLPFLLTLYLSKSLLVGGELHEQTLLPSINQTLRVPGWNASTSDYCSWKGVICGNLSLVEKLVLSNQNLGGNVSSISSLKALKWLDLSNNNFEGMIPAAFGNLSHLEYLDLSSNQFEGSIPPQLGGLKSLKSLNFSNNMLVGEIPKELQGLESLQDFQIFNNLLSGSIPSWVGNWTNLRVFAAYENHFNGRIPDALGFISELKTLNLHSNQLEGPIPGSLFSAWQLEVLILSQNNLSGEIPEEIGNCRTLLSVRIGNNNLQGNIPKSVGNLTSLAYFEADDNNLSGELVSEFSLCYNLTFLNLASNGFTGTISPEFGKLMNLQVLMLSENLLYGDIPESILQIKSLTILDLSNNRLNGTIPNGICDIAQLQKLLLDQNFIRGVIPQEIGRCRELLELKLGSNNLTGTIPSQIGDMQNLEIALNLSYNHLQGQLPPELGRLVKLGSLDISNNNLSGNIPDTFTGMLGLIVINMSNNQLTGKLPKSPSFLHNPASSYLGNRGLCGEPLNITCEDIPYNYIAVEKSNKFTYKTIIYILGPFLLAFMLFAVVAFVNRVCQRKVANVPEIECAEIIKEPYIISANVFADNLREEVDLEAVAKATLEESNKLNSGTFSALYKAVMPSGVLLLVRKIIPMDMTVMERQNNIISELQRLRKMSHEHVMKPVGYVICSDAALLIYQYISCGTLAQLLHDPAMQPEYQLDWPARFSIAMGIAKGLIFLHQKEIIHLDISSSNILLDANYGPLIGDIEISKFLDETKGSDSIVPYAGSFGYVPPEYAYTMQVTRAGNIYSFGVILMEIITSREAFDEGNGEGVDLVKWVKEAAERGETPEQIMDAKLSSVCDDWKKEMVETLKVALFCTHIRPNNRPNINSVTEMLRAIRNQIDFCVD; encoded by the exons atgCTGTTTTCAGTGATGAGAATTCTTTGCTTGCTGCCTTTTCTTCTCACTTTGTATCTGTCAAAATCTCTGCTTGTTGGTGGTGAGTTGCATGAACAAACTTTACTACCTTCCATCAACCAAACTCTCAGAGTTCCAGGCTGGAATGCCAGCACCTCAGATTACTGCTCCTGGAAAGGTGTCATCTGTGGCAACCTCTCACTGGTGGAGAAGCTCGTTCTCTCTAATCAGAATCTTGGAGGCAATGTAAGTTCAATTTCCAGCCTCAAAGCTTTGAAGTGGCTTGACCTTTCAAACAATAACTTTGAAGGGATGATTCCAGCTGCTTTTGGAAATTTATCCCATCTTGAATATCTTGACTTGTCTTCAAACCAGTTTGAAGGTTCAATTCCACCACAATTGGGAGGCCTTAAAAGCCTCAAATCATTGAACTTTTCCAATAACATGCTGGTGGGAGAGATACCTAAGGAACTTCAAGGCCTTGAGAGTTTACaggattttcaaattttcaacaaTCTTCTGAGTGGTTCCATACCCTCCTGGGTTGGGAACTGGACCAATCTGAGAGTTTTCGCTGCTTATGAGAATCATTTCAATGGAAGGATTCCAGATGCTCTGGGATTCATTTCTGAGCTTAAAACACTGAACCTGCATTCAAACCAGCTTGAAGGTCCTATACCAGGAAGCCTCTTTTCTGCATGGCAGCTAGAAGTTCTGATCCTCAGTCAGAACAACTTGAGTGGTGAAATTCCGGAGGAAATCGGGAACTGTCGAACTCTTCTCAGTGTTCGAATTGGCAACAACAATCTACAAGGTAATATTCCTAAGAGTGTTGGAAACCTTACTAGCCTTGCTTACTTTGAAGCTGATGATAATAATCTTTCTGGTGAGTTAGTATCAGAGTTTTCTCTGTGTTATAATCTCACCTTCTTGAACTTGGCTTCAAATGGATTTACTGGAACAATTTCACCAGAATTTGGAAAGCTTATGAACCTGCAGGTGCTGATGCTTTCTGAAAATCTCCTTTATGGTGATATTCCAGAATCGATTCTGCAGATCAAGAGTCTTACGATTCTTGACTTAAGCAATAACAGGTTAAATGGAACAATACCAAATGGAATCTGTGACATCGCTCAGTTGCAGAAGCTGCTGTTGGATCAGAATTTCATAAGAGGAGTGATCCCTCAGGAAATCGGAAGGTGTAGAGAACTTCTTGAATTGAAATTGGGGAGTAACAATCTGACAGGAACTATTCCCTCTCAGATTGGTGACATGCAAAACTTGGAGATAGCCTTAAATTTGAGCTACAACCATCTTCAAGGACAATTGCCCCCAGAATTAGGAAGACTAGTCAAACTTGGTTCTCTGGATATTTCCAACAATAATCTCTCAGGTAATATCCCTGATACATTTACCGGGATGTTGGGCTTGATTGTCATTAACATGTCAAATAATCAGCTCACTGGTAAATTGCCAAAGTCTCCATCATTCCTGCATAATCCTGCTTCAAGTTATTTGGGCAACAGAGGGCTTTGCGGTGAGCCATTGAACATTACATGTGAAGATATTCCCTATAATTACATAGCTGTggaaaaaagtaataaatttacttacaaaaccataatatatatacttgGACCATTTCTTCTGGCTTTTATGTTATTTGCTGTAGTTGCCTTTGTAAACAGAGTGTGTCAAAGGAAAGTAGCAAATGTTCCTGAGATAGAATGTGCTGAAATCATTAAGGAACCATATATAATATCAGCAAATGTTTTTGCTGACAATCTAAGAGAAGAAGTAGACCTTGAAGCGGTTGCTAAAGCAACTCTTGAAGAATCTAATAAGCTTAACAGTGGCACTTTCAGTGCACTTTACAAGGCAGTGATGCCCTCTGGGGTACTCTTACTTGTAAGGAAAATAATCCCTATGGACATGACAGTAATGGAGCGCCAGAACAACATCATTTCAGAGCTTCAAAGGCTTAGAAAAATGTCCCATGAACATGTAATGAAACCCGTTGGATATGTCATTTGTAGCGATGCTGCTCTTCTCATATATCAGTACATATCCTGTGGAACATTGGCTCAACTTCTTCATGACCCTGCAATGCAACCTGAATATCAGCTGGATTGGCCTGCTAGGTTCTCTATTGCAATGGGAATAGCAAAAGGTTTGATTTTCCTTCATCAGAAGGAAATCATCCACCTCGACATTTCTTCTAGCAATATTCTTCTAGATGCAAATTATGGGCCACTGATTGGGGACATCGAAATATCAAAGTTCTTAGATGAAACTAAAGGAAGTGATAGTATTGTCCCATATGCTGGTTCTTTTGGTTACGTTCCACCAG AATATGCATACACAATGCAAGTGACAAGAGCTGGAAATATTTATAGCTTTGGTGTGATACTGATGGAGATTATAACTTCGAGAGAAGCATTTGATGAGGGTAATGGAGAAGGTGTAGACTTGGTGAAGTGGGTTAAAGAAGCTGCAGAAAGAGGTGAAACTCCAGAGCAGATAATGGATGCAAAGCTTAGCTCAGTGTGCGATGATTGGAAGAAAGAAATGGTTGAAACTCTGAAAGTGGCCTTGTTCTGCACTCACATCAGGCCAAATAACCGACCAAACATCAACAGCGTTACGGAAATGCTTCGTGCAATAAGGAACCAAATTGATTTCTGTGTCGATTGA